Proteins found in one Takifugu rubripes chromosome 17, fTakRub1.2, whole genome shotgun sequence genomic segment:
- the LOC101079931 gene encoding junction plakoglobin-like gives MAMQMGERDAGVAKVAEWQHTMYGLDSGINSGATTVRDDDGEYTTSKHYTMTTTVTREEPDYEITTRSHRVRAAMFPETLESGSTMLLTPKDPAEMTNVQRLAEPSQMLKTAIVHLINYQDDAELATRAIPELTKLLNDEDQVVVSKAAQIVNQLTRKDASRRALMQSPQMVAAVVRAMQNTSDMETARATASILHNLSHQREGLLSIFKSGGIPALVRMLSSPMDSVLFYAITTLHNLLLHQEGAKMAVRLADGLQRMVPLLNKSNSKFLAITTDCLQLLSYGNQESKLIILANRGPEALVHIMRTYSYEKLLWTTSRVLKVLSVCPSNKPAIVEAGGMQALGKHLAGSSQRLMQNCLWTLRNLSDAATKEEGMDSLLQVLVGLLSSDDLNMLTCATGILSNLTCNNAYNKTLVTQSNGVEALIHAILRAGEKEDVTEPAVCALRHLTSRHQQSEVAQNAVRKHYGIPAIVKLLNTPYYWPVIKAVVGLIRNLALCPENQAPLRDAGAIPRLVNLLLKAHQDAQKHGSSAQQTYQDGVRMEEIVEGCTGALHILARDPINRADIANLQTIPLFVQLLYSPVDNVKRVAAGVLCELALDKASAELIDSEGASAPLMELLHSNNEGIATYAAAVLFRISEDKNSDYKKRVSVELTHSLFKHDPAAWELAHNSIPMDGPYADELDMGMQGYCGYGADMAMDGMDGGLLPEDYPGNLPYERQPYA, from the exons ATGGCAATGCAGA TGGGTGAACGTGACGCCGGGGTGGCTAAGGTGGCCGAATGGCAGCACACGATGTATGGCCTCGACTCCGGCATCAATTCTGGGGCCACCACAGTCAGAGACGACGATGGAGAGTACACCACCTCTAAGCACTACACCATGACCACCACGGTCACGAGGGAAGAACCTG ACTATGAGATCACGACAAGATCCCACCGGGTGCGAGCTGCGATGTTCCCAGAGACACTGGAGTCGGGTTCCACCATGTTGTTGACTCCAAAAGACCCAGCTGAGATGACCAACGTCCAGCGTCTGGCTGAGCCATCCCAAATGCTCAAGACGGCCATTGTCCACCTGATCAACTATCAAGATGATGCTGAGCTGGCCACACGTGCTATTCCAGAGCTCACGAAATTATTGAATGATGAAGACCAG GTGGTGGTCAGTAAGGCTGCACAGATCGTCAACCAGCTCACACGCAAAGATGCATCGCGGCGTGCGCTCATGCAGTCCCCTCAGATGGTGGCGGCAGTGGTGCGAGCGATGCAAAACACGAGTGACATGGAGACGGCCCGAGCCACGGCCAGCATCCTTCACAACCTGTCTCATCAGAGGGAGGGTCTGCTCTCCATCTTCAAGTCTGGAGGGATCCCTGCTTTGGTTCGCATGCTCAG CTCTCCCATGGATTCTGTGCTCTTCTATGCCATCACCACCcttcacaacctgctgctgcaccaggaAGGAGCAAAGATGGCTGTGCGTCTGGCTGACGGCCTGCAGAGAATGGTCCCCCTACTGAACAAGAGCAACTCAAAGTTTCTGGCTATCACCACTGACTGTCTGCAACTGCTGTCATATGGAAATCAGGAAAGCAag CTCATCATCCTTGCTAACAGAGGTCCTGAGGCTCTCGTCCACATCATGAGAACCTACAGCTATGAGAAGCTGCTGTGGACTACCAGCCGTGTGCTCAAAGTGCTCTCTGTGTGCCCCAGTAACAAACCTGCCATAGTGGAGGCTG GTGGGATGCAGGCTCTGGGTAAACACCTTGCAGGCTCCAGCCAGCGACTGATGCAGAACTGCCTGTGGACACTTAGAAATCTCTCTGATGCTGCCACCAAGGAG GAGGGTATGGACAGTCTGCTGCAAGTGTTGGTCGGTTTGCTTAGTTCAGATGATCTCAACATGCTCACCTGTGCCACTGGCATTCTGTCCAACCTTACATGCAACAATGCCTACAATAAAACATTAGTTACACAGAGCAATGGTGTAGAGGCTCTAATCCATGCTATATTGCGTGCTGGTGAAAAAGAGGATGTCACTGAACCGGCCGTTTGCGCTTTGCGCCACCTGACTTCGCGCCACCAGCAGTCCGAGGTTGCGCAGAATGCTGTGAGGAAACACTATGGCATCCCTGCCATTGTCAAGCTTCTCAACACACCTTATTACTGGCCTGTCATCAAG GCTGTGGTGGGCCTGATTCGAAACCTGGCCCTGTGTCCAGAGAACCAGGCTCCCCTGAGGGATGCTGGTGCCATCCCTCGATTGGTCAATCTGCTGCTCAAAGCCCACCAGGATGCCCAGAAACATGGTTCATCAGCACAGCAGACATACCAG GATGgagtgaggatggaggagatcGTTGAAGGCTGCACAGGAGCTCTGCACATCCTGGCCAGAGACCCCATCAACAGAGCAGATATTGCTAACCTGCAGACCATTCCTCTCTTTGTTCAG CTGCTTTACTCTCCTGTGGACAATGTAAAGCGTGTGGCCGCGGGCGTGCTGTGTGAGCTGGCCCTCGATAAAGCTTCAGCCGAACTAATCGACAGCGAGGGGGCGTCGGCTCCACTGATGGAACTGTTGCATTCCAATAACGAGGGCATTG CCACAtatgctgcagctgtgcttttCCGCATTTCGGAGGATAAAAACTCAGACTATAAGAAGCGTGTGTCAGTGGaactcacacactctcttttTAAGCACGACCCTGCTGCCTGGGAGCTG GCCCACAACAGCATCCCCATGGATGGACCCTATGCAGATG AGCTGGATATGGGTATGCAAGGCTACTGCGGGTATGGAGCTGACATGGCCATGGATGGCATGGACGGGGGCCTCTTGCCCGAGGATTACCCAGGCAACCTGCCTTATGAGAGACAACCATACGCCTAA